From Leifsonia sp. fls2-241-R2A-40a, one genomic window encodes:
- a CDS encoding cell wall-binding repeat-containing protein has product MNKSFGLLIAAALAVAIAGCSGIHVEAQGSSGTGSVNASGTVHVERALSGTTATSVRPMIGVGRIAGGDRYATSVAVSKAEFPGTAPVVYIASGANYPDALAAGPAAAKSGGPLLLTTPYEVPGDVVAEVQRLHPSSILVVGGPFPIWDAALDQLRAAVPGATVARVAGDDRFATSRALVSGAFTTASTVYVASGNTFPDALTAGGAAGAQGAPILLVDANAPRVDTATASLLSSLKAKNVKVIGGTDAMSTGMVASLTDAGYMVTRLAGSDRYGTALAVNTDAYTHATTALLATGFGFPDALSATTLAGSTSSPLYLAPYDCVPRGVLADFTRLGVTTVTLVGGPAMLSASAESLTPCTW; this is encoded by the coding sequence ATGAACAAGTCATTCGGGCTGCTCATCGCGGCGGCACTGGCGGTGGCGATCGCCGGATGCTCGGGGATACACGTGGAAGCGCAGGGGTCATCCGGTACCGGGTCGGTAAACGCATCCGGCACCGTCCACGTTGAGAGGGCACTCTCCGGAACCACGGCCACGTCCGTCCGCCCCATGATCGGTGTCGGGCGCATCGCGGGCGGCGACCGCTACGCGACCTCCGTCGCCGTGTCGAAGGCGGAATTCCCGGGTACCGCGCCCGTCGTCTACATCGCCTCGGGCGCCAACTACCCGGACGCGCTCGCCGCGGGACCTGCCGCTGCCAAGAGCGGTGGTCCGCTCCTGTTGACGACGCCGTACGAAGTGCCCGGCGACGTGGTCGCCGAGGTGCAACGCCTCCACCCGTCGTCGATCCTGGTCGTGGGCGGTCCGTTCCCCATCTGGGACGCCGCGCTCGACCAGCTGCGGGCTGCGGTTCCCGGAGCGACCGTCGCGCGTGTGGCGGGAGATGACCGCTTCGCCACCTCCCGCGCGCTCGTCTCGGGCGCTTTCACCACCGCGAGCACGGTGTACGTGGCCTCGGGCAACACCTTCCCCGACGCGCTCACCGCCGGAGGCGCGGCCGGGGCTCAGGGCGCCCCGATCCTCCTGGTCGACGCGAACGCGCCACGTGTCGACACCGCGACGGCGTCGCTCCTGTCGTCTCTGAAGGCGAAGAACGTCAAGGTGATCGGCGGCACGGACGCCATGTCGACCGGCATGGTCGCCTCGCTGACCGACGCCGGCTACATGGTCACTCGGCTCGCCGGTTCGGACCGCTATGGAACGGCACTGGCCGTCAACACCGACGCCTACACCCACGCGACCACCGCGCTGCTCGCGACCGGCTTCGGCTTCCCGGACGCCCTGTCGGCGACGACGCTGGCCGGCTCGACCTCCTCGCCGCTCTACCTGGCGCCCTACGACTGCGTGCCGCGTGGTGTGCTCGCCGACTTCACCCGCCTCGGCGTCACGACGGTCACACTCGTCGGCGGCCCAGCGATGCTCTCGGCATCCGCGGAGTCCCTCACCCCGTGCACGTGGTGA
- a CDS encoding PQQ-binding-like beta-propeller repeat protein → MSTTDFTPERSAAIRQLLIDTVADEPRRRKHLQILLTSLLSGVAIALACGTAALALTGVIHLGGDTPPPPVPTPTGIVTPTPTPTPTPSPTPAAPPLVDSGVIEPHDVNSLRATTRWSLDLPGMTDCTGIRTFTLSDARAVLVSGMRPKEYEGVGDCGSQKEEDYGVTLVDTSNGTVLWQREWRFTPEKLDYRAGFTVLGTSGRAVFVGPDPTSGPHDVLDLATGETVATFHPGGDDFAPNMDMQAVPGDSGDVLVLTRKRDADGREVEDTITRVRPTAPAEPVWSTSLGKVESYLNEPVPGSSVVTAQGWSSTNGTYQTSFLDVEAGELTPVLDQQVSPMSQILVGRPYSSEGTSSDITGFGLDGRPVWTKSLAPGGFIFTASAPGDQVLGSPDTGQFFVADRATITLFDQQTGDQLWSVPTPTCITSGSGPERAMLDAANDAFVLWSGADHCELSRATGAAVGNFPSASTGRIELFGLTNVYTYVGESEPGAAYDLATGKKLWSIDRTGWPSWSFMGGYLVSVHGNHVESIG, encoded by the coding sequence ATGAGCACCACGGATTTCACCCCGGAGCGCAGCGCCGCCATCCGGCAACTGCTGATCGACACCGTCGCCGACGAGCCGCGCCGCCGCAAGCACCTCCAGATCCTGCTCACCAGCCTGCTCTCCGGAGTCGCGATCGCGCTCGCCTGCGGGACGGCCGCGCTCGCCCTCACCGGCGTCATCCACCTCGGCGGCGACACCCCGCCCCCGCCCGTCCCGACGCCCACCGGGATCGTCACGCCGACGCCCACTCCGACTCCGACGCCGAGTCCGACGCCGGCGGCCCCGCCGCTCGTCGACTCGGGCGTCATCGAGCCCCACGACGTCAACAGCCTGCGGGCGACGACCCGCTGGTCACTCGACCTGCCCGGCATGACGGACTGCACCGGAATCCGCACTTTCACCCTGAGCGACGCTCGCGCGGTGCTGGTCTCGGGCATGCGGCCGAAGGAGTACGAAGGGGTCGGCGACTGCGGCAGCCAAAAGGAGGAGGACTACGGCGTCACCCTGGTCGACACCTCGAACGGCACCGTGCTGTGGCAGCGCGAGTGGCGCTTCACCCCGGAGAAACTCGACTACCGGGCCGGCTTCACAGTGCTCGGCACCTCCGGCCGGGCCGTGTTCGTCGGCCCGGATCCCACATCGGGCCCGCACGACGTGCTCGATCTCGCGACAGGAGAGACCGTCGCGACCTTCCACCCCGGCGGCGACGACTTCGCTCCCAACATGGACATGCAAGCGGTGCCCGGCGACTCCGGTGACGTGCTTGTTCTGACCCGCAAGCGAGACGCCGACGGCCGGGAGGTCGAGGACACGATCACGCGCGTGCGGCCGACCGCCCCGGCCGAACCGGTGTGGTCGACTTCTCTCGGGAAGGTCGAATCGTACCTGAACGAACCGGTGCCCGGCTCATCCGTGGTGACCGCCCAGGGCTGGAGCTCGACGAATGGCACGTACCAGACCTCCTTCCTCGACGTGGAGGCGGGCGAACTGACCCCCGTCTTGGACCAGCAGGTCAGCCCGATGAGTCAGATCCTGGTGGGACGGCCGTATTCGTCTGAAGGGACGTCCTCCGATATCACGGGGTTCGGGCTGGATGGACGTCCGGTGTGGACGAAGAGTCTGGCGCCCGGTGGATTCATCTTCACTGCCTCCGCGCCCGGCGACCAGGTGCTCGGCTCACCCGATACCGGCCAGTTCTTCGTCGCGGACCGGGCAACCATCACCCTGTTCGACCAACAGACGGGCGATCAACTGTGGAGTGTGCCCACACCGACTTGCATCACGAGCGGATCCGGCCCGGAGCGGGCGATGCTCGATGCCGCCAACGACGCCTTCGTGCTCTGGTCCGGAGCCGATCACTGCGAATTGAGCCGAGCCACAGGCGCCGCGGTCGGGAACTTCCCCTCGGCGTCCACGGGTCGCATCGAACTGTTCGGACTGACCAACGTGTACACGTACGTCGGCGAATCGGAGCCGGGCGCCGCCTACGACCTCGCGACCGGCAAGAAGCTCTGGTCGATCGACCGCACGGGCTGGCCGAGTTGGTCGTTCATGGGCGGATACCTCGTCAGCGTCCACGGCAACCACGTCGAGTCGATCGGCTGA
- a CDS encoding alpha/beta fold hydrolase, with product MADRTFTLRSGRVLGLSSFGDADAERLVVLCHPAPGSSGFDPDPDASAERRAHIVALDRPGYGSSDPWPLGTWPSIVRAADDIAEYVRSVVVAETVIGVTRPRTVGVAGWSAGGRVALALAARHPQLVDRVAIVGTPAPNEAVPWIDPQLQALSDQLGAMAPDEAMSRLGGMLQPQADAVAAADEPGDVPLDLLGIGAVDAQVLAGRGVHDRLGRMLRDAFRQGTSGVAGDILSYTARPWGFEPGDVAAKTLVIAGQADAVAGHAHAAWYQRAIPDARMEMVPGVGHLAIVPTWGRILSHLAPANVTR from the coding sequence ATGGCTGACCGTACGTTCACCCTTCGCTCAGGCCGCGTGCTCGGGCTGTCCAGCTTCGGCGACGCCGACGCAGAGCGCCTGGTGGTCCTCTGCCACCCGGCGCCGGGTTCGTCGGGTTTCGATCCGGACCCCGACGCCTCCGCCGAGCGCCGTGCGCACATCGTGGCGCTCGACCGGCCCGGGTACGGCTCCAGCGACCCGTGGCCGCTCGGGACCTGGCCGAGCATCGTCCGGGCGGCCGACGACATCGCCGAGTACGTGCGCTCCGTCGTCGTCGCGGAGACGGTCATCGGAGTGACCCGGCCGCGGACGGTCGGCGTCGCGGGCTGGTCGGCCGGCGGCCGGGTGGCCCTGGCGCTGGCCGCGCGCCATCCCCAGCTCGTCGACCGGGTCGCCATCGTCGGCACGCCCGCACCGAATGAGGCGGTGCCGTGGATCGATCCGCAGCTGCAGGCGCTCTCGGACCAGTTGGGCGCGATGGCGCCCGATGAGGCGATGAGCCGGCTGGGCGGGATGCTGCAGCCGCAGGCCGACGCCGTCGCGGCCGCGGACGAGCCCGGCGACGTGCCGCTCGACCTTCTCGGCATCGGCGCGGTGGATGCGCAGGTCCTCGCGGGCCGAGGCGTCCACGACCGGCTCGGCCGGATGCTCAGGGACGCGTTCCGCCAGGGGACGTCGGGCGTGGCGGGCGACATCCTCAGCTACACCGCCCGTCCGTGGGGCTTCGAGCCGGGCGACGTCGCCGCCAAGACGCTGGTGATCGCCGGCCAGGCCGACGCCGTGGCCGGTCACGCCCATGCGGCCTGGTATCAGCGCGCGATTCCGGATGCGCGGATGGAGATGGTGCCCGGCGTCGGGCACCTGGCGATCGTGCCGACGTGGGGGCGCATCCTGTCGCATCTGGCGCCCGCGAACGTCACGCGCTGA
- a CDS encoding fibronectin type III domain-containing protein produces MRRTAHTAAIAAVVGALSLIATALTATSAQAGTVPPVLSIKFGVDQSSQPAFQFGDNGAAKLYYGTLSRGISVGTSAVSVTVTPPPGQPLRMGDYAVVNGNQSDSAQPQVRLDAGGSTSGFTGELDIRDLQWNSIGQLYTFDLVLQGIGEVSMNEPHPGGVDLGARTLAFPATPIGFSSVPAQQAEWVHNTTSSTISLGAPAFAGTGAADFTASHSTCGSSLAAGATCSWKVGFSPKTAGPRTATMHIAVGGSTQSVALTGAAAIGTSSITTSGADPLDLGATNTYANGPYIVAESTFYGGYAWTAASTDASKNAQIVITPPGGGPASNGPPITSGVHTTAPWDGPVPTTQYGFQVTLDSHSCGAPMTGTIDVENLIVDALGLVEMAKITFSERCAGLPNSNPMTGTLLWQLRSDAVAPTAASGVTVGAGSTPTISWKPSASSDVAHTIARVSPGPASAVSILGGIPLSDGSATSATSPKLTAGQYTAAVWAVDTSGNVSAPATSTFTVGTPQTPYTVPSPPTSVSAVSTDGGGVISFSPPASDGNLPITQYEIRNGNTGATTLVPSTARSATVTGLPNGFHFQYTVRAINAAGYGTQADVVVSPVASTTPPPPPPPTPTQLLPDPGFESGAGGWKAFVTGTLATVASPVHGGVSALRVTAPTASPGLVGLTQNTVVANSAAGTVYTASCWVRPSASGLNIRAEFLEYTQNFSSDVHLPSTSIASLPAGTWTKVTWAGTAQRSGERMVPQIYSTNQTSATGSIVYDDCSVVAG; encoded by the coding sequence ATGCGGAGAACGGCGCACACGGCGGCGATCGCGGCGGTGGTCGGAGCGCTGTCGTTGATAGCGACCGCGCTGACCGCGACCAGTGCGCAGGCCGGAACCGTGCCGCCGGTCCTCTCGATCAAGTTCGGCGTCGATCAGTCCTCCCAGCCCGCCTTCCAGTTCGGCGACAACGGTGCGGCGAAGTTGTACTACGGCACCCTCTCGCGGGGCATTTCGGTCGGGACGTCCGCCGTCTCCGTGACGGTCACACCACCCCCGGGGCAACCGCTGCGGATGGGCGACTACGCCGTCGTCAACGGAAACCAGTCCGACAGCGCCCAGCCGCAGGTGCGCCTCGACGCCGGCGGTTCCACGAGCGGGTTCACCGGAGAGCTCGACATCCGCGACCTGCAGTGGAACAGCATCGGCCAGCTCTACACCTTCGACCTCGTGCTGCAGGGCATCGGCGAGGTCAGCATGAACGAGCCGCACCCGGGCGGCGTCGATCTGGGCGCACGGACGCTCGCCTTCCCGGCCACGCCGATCGGCTTCTCCAGCGTGCCCGCTCAGCAAGCCGAGTGGGTGCACAACACCACGTCGTCCACGATCTCCCTCGGCGCTCCGGCGTTCGCCGGTACGGGCGCCGCCGACTTCACGGCGTCCCACAGCACCTGCGGCAGCAGCCTCGCTGCCGGGGCGACATGCTCGTGGAAAGTCGGATTCTCGCCCAAAACCGCCGGACCGCGGACCGCCACGATGCACATCGCCGTCGGCGGTTCTACGCAGTCGGTCGCCCTGACCGGAGCGGCAGCGATCGGGACGTCGTCTATCACCACCTCCGGTGCCGACCCCCTGGATCTCGGCGCCACCAACACGTACGCGAACGGCCCCTACATCGTCGCGGAGTCGACCTTCTACGGCGGGTACGCCTGGACGGCGGCCTCCACCGACGCGTCCAAGAACGCCCAGATCGTCATCACGCCGCCCGGCGGAGGGCCGGCCAGCAACGGCCCCCCGATCACGTCCGGCGTTCACACCACCGCACCCTGGGACGGGCCGGTGCCGACGACCCAGTACGGCTTCCAGGTGACATTGGACAGCCACTCCTGCGGCGCGCCGATGACCGGGACGATCGACGTCGAGAACCTCATCGTCGATGCGCTGGGCCTGGTCGAGATGGCGAAGATCACCTTCTCCGAGCGCTGCGCCGGACTCCCCAACTCCAACCCGATGACCGGCACGCTGCTCTGGCAGCTGCGTTCGGATGCGGTCGCGCCGACGGCTGCCAGCGGCGTGACAGTAGGTGCCGGGTCAACGCCCACGATCAGCTGGAAGCCGTCGGCGTCGTCCGACGTCGCTCACACCATCGCGAGGGTGTCGCCCGGTCCTGCTTCCGCTGTGAGCATCCTCGGCGGTATCCCGCTCTCCGACGGGAGTGCGACCTCGGCGACATCGCCGAAGCTGACCGCCGGTCAGTACACGGCGGCGGTCTGGGCCGTCGACACCAGCGGCAACGTCAGCGCCCCCGCCACCTCGACGTTCACGGTCGGGACACCGCAGACGCCGTACACCGTGCCGAGCCCGCCCACGTCCGTCTCGGCCGTCTCGACGGACGGCGGCGGCGTGATCTCGTTCTCGCCCCCGGCGAGCGACGGCAACCTCCCGATCACCCAGTACGAGATCCGTAACGGCAACACCGGCGCGACGACGCTGGTGCCGAGTACTGCGCGCAGCGCGACCGTCACAGGACTGCCCAACGGGTTCCACTTCCAGTACACCGTCCGCGCCATCAATGCGGCGGGCTACGGCACCCAGGCGGACGTCGTCGTCAGCCCGGTCGCATCCACGACCCCGCCGCCTCCCCCGCCGCCGACGCCCACGCAGCTCCTCCCGGACCCCGGATTCGAGTCGGGAGCAGGAGGCTGGAAGGCGTTCGTCACGGGCACGCTCGCGACGGTCGCGTCCCCCGTGCACGGCGGGGTTTCCGCCCTTCGCGTCACCGCGCCCACCGCGTCACCCGGTCTGGTCGGCCTTACTCAGAACACCGTCGTCGCGAACTCCGCCGCCGGGACCGTCTACACCGCATCGTGCTGGGTCCGCCCGAGCGCAAGCGGGCTGAACATCCGGGCTGAGTTCCTCGAGTACACCCAGAACTTCAGCAGCGACGTCCACCTCCCGTCGACCAGCATCGCCTCGCTTCCCGCCGGCACCTGGACGAAGGTCACCTGGGCGGGAACCGCCCAACGCTCGGGCGAGCGGATGGTGCCCCAGATCTACTCGACGAACCAGACGTCGGCGACGGGCTCGATCGTCTACGACGACTGCTCGGTCGTCGCCGGGTGA
- a CDS encoding sensor histidine kinase, which yields MAILTASMVIGFVLFAQTARANLDADYQARAAGIAQTFAGMPAIQSCMTTPSAGCEATMQSLASQTANRTGAAYVVVIDLNRVRHTHPDPSLIGKKVSEPIVARDGKVHLGTDSGATGVNANARVPMFGTGDRVIGEVSVGIRESSVSGELLNELPSYALWFALVLAIGALASFALASLLKRRTFGLELDEIARLLQEREATLHGIREGVIAIDPAGRITVVNDEAQRLLRLPEGARGRRLDDVLAASPIRDTLTGTTEVKDAIVVTDEHVLVINRMPVSLAGRAHGAVFTLQDRTELTGLTRELDGERSFTESIRAQQHEFSNRMHALSGLLELGRTEEARQYLTEIRGTTADLDNTLRTHIGAPMVIGLLLGKAAEANERGIELVISPDTDLGETPDRVQALTTILGNLIDNAFDALASATAPRRVVISIIETASALTLRVSDNGPGVPSAEIPRIFENGYTTKRGSLVRHSGLGLSLVHSTVTKLGGTVTVSGDGGATFEVVLPSTTTTAGVRS from the coding sequence GTGGCGATCCTGACCGCCTCGATGGTCATCGGCTTCGTACTGTTCGCGCAGACCGCCCGCGCGAACCTCGATGCGGACTACCAGGCGAGGGCGGCGGGGATCGCCCAGACGTTCGCGGGCATGCCCGCCATCCAGTCGTGCATGACGACCCCCTCCGCCGGGTGCGAGGCGACGATGCAGTCGCTCGCGTCGCAGACCGCGAACCGCACGGGCGCCGCCTATGTCGTCGTCATCGACCTGAACCGGGTGCGGCACACCCACCCGGATCCATCCCTCATCGGCAAGAAGGTCTCCGAGCCGATCGTCGCGCGTGACGGCAAGGTGCACCTGGGAACCGACAGCGGAGCCACCGGCGTCAACGCGAACGCCCGCGTCCCGATGTTCGGGACGGGCGACCGGGTGATCGGCGAAGTGTCCGTCGGGATCCGCGAGAGCAGCGTCTCGGGCGAACTGCTGAACGAGCTCCCCTCGTACGCACTGTGGTTCGCACTGGTGCTGGCCATCGGCGCGCTCGCGTCGTTCGCGCTGGCCAGCCTTCTCAAGCGCCGCACGTTCGGCCTCGAACTGGATGAGATCGCGCGGCTGCTGCAGGAGCGGGAAGCGACCCTCCACGGCATCCGGGAGGGCGTCATCGCCATCGACCCGGCCGGCCGGATCACCGTGGTCAACGACGAGGCCCAGCGACTGCTCCGCCTCCCGGAGGGCGCCCGCGGCCGCCGCCTGGACGACGTGCTCGCGGCCAGTCCGATCCGCGACACGCTCACCGGGACGACGGAGGTGAAGGACGCGATCGTGGTCACCGACGAGCACGTGCTCGTCATCAACCGCATGCCCGTCTCCCTCGCCGGACGCGCACACGGGGCGGTGTTCACCCTCCAGGACCGCACCGAGCTCACCGGCCTGACCCGCGAGCTCGACGGCGAGCGCAGCTTCACCGAGTCGATCCGCGCCCAGCAGCACGAGTTCTCCAACCGGATGCATGCGCTCTCGGGTCTGCTCGAACTGGGTCGCACTGAGGAGGCTCGTCAGTATCTGACGGAGATCCGCGGGACGACCGCCGACCTGGACAACACACTGCGCACGCACATCGGCGCCCCCATGGTCATCGGCCTGCTCCTCGGAAAGGCTGCCGAAGCGAACGAGCGCGGCATCGAACTGGTCATCTCCCCGGACACCGACCTCGGCGAAACGCCTGACCGGGTCCAGGCCCTCACGACCATCCTGGGCAACCTGATCGACAACGCCTTCGACGCCCTGGCGTCCGCCACAGCCCCCCGCCGGGTCGTCATCAGCATCATCGAGACGGCGAGCGCGCTGACCCTCCGCGTCTCCGACAACGGCCCGGGCGTCCCGAGCGCCGAGATCCCCCGGATCTTCGAGAACGGCTACACCACCAAGCGCGGGTCGCTCGTCCGTCACAGCGGCCTCGGGCTCTCACTCGTGCACTCGACGGTCACAAAGCTGGGCGGGACGGTGACCGTCTCCGGGGACGGCGGCGCGACGTTCGAGGTCGTGCTTCCCAGCACCACGACGACGGCGGGGGTCCGCTCGTGA
- a CDS encoding response regulator, giving the protein MNGAPLSVLVVDDDFRVASVHVGFVQAVPGFRVAGQAHTAAEAIDLAESLRPDLVLIDIYLPDGDGLEVVRRLLADPAPPAVIVISAANDIPTVKLAVQLGALHYLVKPFGFAELSGRLTAFRKAHDDLAAFPAEATQQDVDRVFDLLRSPPGGQTEALRRLAPTLQAVYDAVAAGADSSSASEIAAAVGISRATAQRALTQLEQSDVLRLELRYGATGRPEHRYAVRRR; this is encoded by the coding sequence GTGAACGGCGCCCCGCTCTCCGTGCTGGTCGTCGACGACGACTTCCGTGTGGCCAGCGTCCACGTCGGCTTCGTCCAGGCCGTGCCCGGCTTCCGCGTGGCTGGGCAAGCGCACACGGCCGCTGAGGCCATCGACCTGGCCGAGTCGCTGCGCCCGGACCTCGTACTGATCGACATCTACCTTCCCGACGGCGACGGCCTGGAGGTGGTGCGACGCCTCCTCGCCGATCCGGCCCCTCCCGCCGTCATCGTGATCTCGGCGGCGAACGACATCCCGACGGTCAAGCTCGCGGTCCAGCTCGGAGCGCTGCACTACCTCGTCAAGCCCTTCGGCTTCGCCGAGCTCTCCGGGCGGCTCACCGCCTTCCGCAAGGCGCACGACGACCTCGCCGCCTTCCCTGCCGAGGCGACGCAACAGGATGTGGACCGTGTCTTCGACCTGCTCCGGTCGCCGCCCGGCGGCCAGACGGAAGCCCTCCGCCGCTTGGCGCCGACACTCCAGGCGGTCTACGACGCAGTCGCCGCCGGCGCGGACAGCAGCTCGGCCAGCGAGATCGCGGCGGCGGTCGGCATCAGCCGTGCGACCGCCCAGCGCGCGCTCACCCAGCTGGAGCAGAGCGACGTCCTCCGCCTGGAGCTGCGTTACGGCGCAACCGGGCGCCCCGAGCATCGCTACGCGGTCCGCCGTCGCTGA
- a CDS encoding SGNH/GDSL hydrolase family protein — MKALRRILIAAAGLIVSGALAAVGWQRVQAKRASVAEGRVRLNELLPVHSKWWRDAAKDPGELLYVAIGDSAAQGIGASAPKNSYVGVIADHLRAVTGRSVRVANLSVSGATVALAVADQLPRFATLQPDIVTVSIGANDIAAFEPERFRAGLRAVFAALPEHAIVADLPYFYLPWNERLVAEGNRILREEAGARGLEVVPLHGTMRRQGLRGAFTQFAEDLFHPNDHGYRVWASAFLPAVTARARELYPRHGRTEQEEALSA, encoded by the coding sequence ATGAAAGCTCTCCGCCGCATCCTCATCGCCGCGGCCGGCCTCATCGTCAGCGGCGCGCTCGCCGCGGTCGGGTGGCAGCGTGTCCAGGCCAAGCGGGCGTCCGTCGCCGAGGGGCGCGTGCGCCTCAACGAACTGCTTCCGGTGCACTCGAAGTGGTGGCGCGACGCCGCGAAGGATCCGGGCGAGCTGCTGTATGTCGCCATCGGCGACAGCGCGGCGCAGGGCATCGGCGCCTCGGCGCCGAAGAACAGCTACGTCGGCGTGATCGCCGACCACCTGCGGGCAGTCACCGGCCGGTCGGTCCGGGTCGCTAACCTCTCCGTCTCCGGCGCGACGGTCGCCCTCGCGGTCGCCGACCAGCTGCCGCGTTTTGCGACCTTGCAGCCCGACATCGTGACCGTCTCCATCGGCGCCAACGACATCGCCGCGTTCGAGCCCGAGCGGTTCAGGGCAGGCCTGCGCGCGGTGTTCGCGGCGCTCCCCGAACATGCGATCGTCGCCGACCTCCCCTACTTCTACCTGCCCTGGAACGAGCGGCTGGTCGCCGAGGGCAACCGGATCCTGCGCGAAGAGGCAGGGGCCCGCGGCCTCGAAGTGGTCCCACTGCACGGCACCATGCGGCGGCAGGGGCTGCGCGGCGCGTTCACCCAATTCGCCGAGGACCTCTTCCACCCCAACGACCACGGCTACCGGGTGTGGGCGTCGGCGTTCCTGCCCGCCGTCACCGCCCGGGCGCGCGAGCTGTACCCGCGCCACGGACGGACGGAGCAGGAGGAGGCGCTCAGCGCGTGA
- a CDS encoding DMT family transporter, with protein sequence MSLDLVTLTPAQSLGIPVALVGSVFLAVGAQLQQRGVAKVEAEPSERKRSTLGIGQLLALAKRPSWLLGTVCLGLAILFQLFSLFLAPLTVVQPLGALALVITAVLNARVTKVKLDGRAIRAMALCVVGVGLFVAVAALTTTTLPIQEPQLIAVVIILAVVLVAFGVCFGLLRKRLTRIFYVVGAGVLFGFVATLAKVLIGRIQTIFEANFRLVPADWLTLVCLLGLLAAAVLGTYFVQTAYSSGSPDVVVAGLTVIDPIVGVTIGVVVLGEAAHAPLWAGFVFVVAGVIAIFGVIQVSRSGARLHPDEAGPRQGTPEASAGMG encoded by the coding sequence ATGAGCCTCGACCTGGTGACTTTGACGCCGGCGCAGTCCCTCGGGATACCGGTGGCGCTCGTCGGTTCCGTCTTCCTGGCGGTCGGCGCGCAGCTCCAGCAGCGCGGTGTGGCGAAGGTGGAGGCGGAGCCGAGTGAGCGAAAGCGGAGCACCCTGGGCATCGGCCAACTGCTCGCGTTGGCGAAACGGCCGTCCTGGCTGCTGGGCACCGTCTGCCTGGGGCTGGCGATCCTGTTCCAGCTCTTCAGCCTGTTCCTCGCTCCCCTGACGGTGGTCCAGCCGCTGGGCGCGCTGGCGCTGGTGATCACCGCGGTCCTCAACGCGCGCGTCACCAAGGTGAAGCTGGATGGGCGCGCGATCCGTGCGATGGCGCTCTGCGTGGTCGGCGTCGGGCTCTTCGTCGCGGTCGCGGCTCTGACGACGACCACCCTGCCGATCCAGGAGCCGCAGCTGATCGCCGTGGTGATCATCCTGGCCGTCGTTCTCGTCGCCTTCGGCGTCTGCTTCGGGCTGCTGCGGAAGCGTCTCACCCGGATCTTCTACGTCGTCGGAGCGGGCGTGCTGTTCGGCTTCGTCGCGACGCTCGCCAAGGTGCTCATCGGCCGCATCCAGACCATCTTCGAGGCGAACTTCCGTCTGGTGCCGGCCGACTGGCTCACGCTGGTCTGCCTGCTCGGCCTGCTGGCCGCGGCTGTCCTGGGCACCTACTTCGTCCAGACGGCGTACTCCTCCGGGTCCCCGGACGTGGTGGTCGCGGGGCTGACGGTGATCGATCCGATCGTCGGGGTCACGATCGGCGTGGTGGTTCTCGGCGAGGCCGCGCACGCCCCGCTGTGGGCGGGTTTCGTGTTCGTCGTCGCGGGGGTGATCGCGATCTTCGGTGTCATCCAGGTATCGCGAAGCGGTGCCCGGCTGCATCCGGATGAGGCCGGTCCGCGGCAGGGCACTCCGGAGGCCTCCGCCGGTATGGGCTGA
- a CDS encoding sigma-70 family RNA polymerase sigma factor: MSRDDFDEAAAWSAARGGDGPAFASLFDRHRDRVFGHALRLVREPHDAEDVTAVVFLEAWRKRESVRLVEGSIIGWLLVTTNFAVRNHTRGTRRYRAALAKLPAPAPQADHAPTVDESLDGAGRDHEVREAFSKLSQKDQDVITLCLLEGLTTAEAADALGVPEGTVKSRLSRARKRLIELASPLAAELDTNSTILEGGAR, translated from the coding sequence ATGAGCAGGGATGATTTCGACGAGGCCGCGGCCTGGTCGGCGGCACGCGGCGGGGATGGTCCCGCATTCGCGTCGCTGTTCGACCGTCACCGCGACCGCGTCTTCGGCCACGCGCTGAGGCTGGTGCGCGAGCCGCACGACGCCGAGGACGTCACGGCCGTCGTCTTCCTGGAGGCGTGGCGCAAGCGCGAATCCGTCCGGCTCGTCGAGGGCTCGATCATCGGCTGGCTGCTGGTCACCACCAACTTCGCCGTACGCAACCACACCCGCGGCACGCGCCGCTACCGCGCCGCCCTCGCGAAGCTGCCCGCCCCGGCCCCGCAGGCCGACCATGCCCCGACCGTCGACGAGTCGCTCGACGGCGCGGGCCGCGACCACGAGGTCCGCGAAGCGTTCTCGAAACTCTCCCAGAAGGACCAGGACGTCATCACCCTCTGCCTGCTCGAGGGGCTGACCACCGCTGAGGCCGCCGACGCACTCGGCGTGCCCGAGGGCACCGTCAAGTCCCGCCTCTCCCGCGCCCGCAAACGCCTCATCGAGCTGGCCTCACCGCTCGCCGCCGAACTCGATACAAACTCCACGATTCTCGAAGGAGGTGCACGATGA